One Setaria viridis chromosome 7, Setaria_viridis_v4.0, whole genome shotgun sequence genomic region harbors:
- the LOC117864367 gene encoding probable alpha-amylase 2 isoform X1: protein MGQMVSDDKFEEQAARHGGIIKNGREILFQAFNWESNKHNWWSKLEDKVTDMAESGFTSAWLPPPTQSLSQEGYLPQNLYCLDSSYGSLPELKSLLHKMNEHHIRAMADVVINHRIGTTQGSNGMYNRYDGIPISWDEHAVTSCSGGKGNKSTGDNFNGVPNIDHTQTFVRKDIIEWLIWLRKSVGFQDFRFDFTKGYAAKFVKEYIEESKPLFAVGEYWDSCEYSPPDYRLNYNQDNHRQRIINWIDSTGGLCAAFDFTTKGILQEAVKGELWRLRDPEGKPPGVMGWWPSRSVTFIENHDTGSTQGHWPFPSDHIMEGYAYILTHPGIPTVFYDHFYDQGQSLHDEIAKLMQIRKCQDIHSRSSVNILEARSDLYSAIINEKLCMKIGDGSWCPSDPEWRLAASGDRYAVWHK, encoded by the exons ATGGGCCAGATG GTTTCGGACGATAAATTCGAAGAACAGGCGGCTCGCCATG GTGGGATCATTAAGAATGGAAGGGAAATCTTATTCCAG GCTTTTAACTGGGAATCAAATAAGCATAACTGGTGGAGTAAGTTAGAGGATAAAGTTACTGATATGGCAGAATCGGGGTTTACATCAGCATGGCTTCCTCCACCAACTCAGTCATTATCTCAAGAGG GCTATCTACCGCAGAACCTGTACTGCCTTGACTCTTCTTATGGTTCTCTGCCAGAGCTGAAATCATTGCTTCATAAAATGAATGAACATCATATAAGGGCTATGGCAGATGTTGTTATCAACCATCGAATTGGGACTACTCAAGGATCCAATGGCATGTACAATCGCTACGATGGCATCCCAATATCGTGGGATGAACATGCTGTTACATCTTGTTCTGGTGGGAAG GGGAACAAGAGCACTGGGGATAACTTTAATGGGGTTCCCAACATAGATCATACACAGACATTTGTACGGAAAGATATTATTGAATGGCTGATCTGGCTCCGGAAATCTGTTGGTTTTCAAGATTTCCGCTTTGATTTCACGAAAGG TTACGCAGCAAAGTTTGTGAAAGAATACATTGAGGAATCAAAACCTCTTTTTGCAGTTGGAGAATACTGGGATAGCTGTGAATATAGCCCACCTGATTACCGATTGAACTACAATCAGG ATAACCACAGGCAGAGGATCATTAATTGGATAGATAGCACTGGAGGACTTTGTGCTGCATTTGATTTCACAACAAAGGGTATTCTTCAG GAAGCTGTCAAAGGAGAGTTGTGGCGGTTGCGAGATCCGGAAGGAAAGCCACCTGGTGTGATGGGATGGTGGCCTTCAAGATCAGTTACGTTTATTGAAAATCATGACACTGGGTCAACTCAG GGTCATTGGCCTTTCCCATCTGATCATATTATGGAG GGATATGCCTATATACTCACCCACCCTGGCATCCCCACGGTGTTCTATGATCACTTCTACGACCAGGGACAGTCTCTCCATGACGAAATTGCCAAACTG ATGCAAATCAGAAAATGTCAAGACATACATAGCCGTTCCTCAGTCAACATATTGGAGGCAAGGTCAGACCTGTACTCTGCAATCATCAACGAGAAGTTGTGCATGAAGATCGGGGATGGGTCATGGTGCCCAAGCGATCCGGAGTGGAGGCTGGCGGCCTCTGGAGACAGATATGCTGTGTGGCACAAGTAA
- the LOC117864367 gene encoding probable alpha-amylase 2 isoform X2 has translation MAESGFTSAWLPPPTQSLSQEGYLPQNLYCLDSSYGSLPELKSLLHKMNEHHIRAMADVVINHRIGTTQGSNGMYNRYDGIPISWDEHAVTSCSGGKGNKSTGDNFNGVPNIDHTQTFVRKDIIEWLIWLRKSVGFQDFRFDFTKGYAAKFVKEYIEESKPLFAVGEYWDSCEYSPPDYRLNYNQDNHRQRIINWIDSTGGLCAAFDFTTKGILQEAVKGELWRLRDPEGKPPGVMGWWPSRSVTFIENHDTGSTQGHWPFPSDHIMEGYAYILTHPGIPTVFYDHFYDQGQSLHDEIAKLMQIRKCQDIHSRSSVNILEARSDLYSAIINEKLCMKIGDGSWCPSDPEWRLAASGDRYAVWHK, from the exons ATGGCAGAATCGGGGTTTACATCAGCATGGCTTCCTCCACCAACTCAGTCATTATCTCAAGAGG GCTATCTACCGCAGAACCTGTACTGCCTTGACTCTTCTTATGGTTCTCTGCCAGAGCTGAAATCATTGCTTCATAAAATGAATGAACATCATATAAGGGCTATGGCAGATGTTGTTATCAACCATCGAATTGGGACTACTCAAGGATCCAATGGCATGTACAATCGCTACGATGGCATCCCAATATCGTGGGATGAACATGCTGTTACATCTTGTTCTGGTGGGAAG GGGAACAAGAGCACTGGGGATAACTTTAATGGGGTTCCCAACATAGATCATACACAGACATTTGTACGGAAAGATATTATTGAATGGCTGATCTGGCTCCGGAAATCTGTTGGTTTTCAAGATTTCCGCTTTGATTTCACGAAAGG TTACGCAGCAAAGTTTGTGAAAGAATACATTGAGGAATCAAAACCTCTTTTTGCAGTTGGAGAATACTGGGATAGCTGTGAATATAGCCCACCTGATTACCGATTGAACTACAATCAGG ATAACCACAGGCAGAGGATCATTAATTGGATAGATAGCACTGGAGGACTTTGTGCTGCATTTGATTTCACAACAAAGGGTATTCTTCAG GAAGCTGTCAAAGGAGAGTTGTGGCGGTTGCGAGATCCGGAAGGAAAGCCACCTGGTGTGATGGGATGGTGGCCTTCAAGATCAGTTACGTTTATTGAAAATCATGACACTGGGTCAACTCAG GGTCATTGGCCTTTCCCATCTGATCATATTATGGAG GGATATGCCTATATACTCACCCACCCTGGCATCCCCACGGTGTTCTATGATCACTTCTACGACCAGGGACAGTCTCTCCATGACGAAATTGCCAAACTG ATGCAAATCAGAAAATGTCAAGACATACATAGCCGTTCCTCAGTCAACATATTGGAGGCAAGGTCAGACCTGTACTCTGCAATCATCAACGAGAAGTTGTGCATGAAGATCGGGGATGGGTCATGGTGCCCAAGCGATCCGGAGTGGAGGCTGGCGGCCTCTGGAGACAGATATGCTGTGTGGCACAAGTAA
- the LOC140223347 gene encoding uncharacterized protein isoform X1: MAAAAPPQPDHPYTSGGLGYFHLRLVGPAPALLLLRSDRLYSLSPSHRRGYRLRLLLARPHRRRARDLLLSTSGCALRLTHRFSGSGAPSVNGRPLRAGTPAELAVGDDVSVLWRGARYGLVVESFVSCRGGGGSASAGARSCEAGLAFRAESLRKRLRAISESEDPLSILRDSSCSGNGGADAGVKELRQDGAGELCSDNPTNPVPGENLLQDDCKLDQDKLEHHPDVAKGCDVEAELCQGSKGCGNDNAEKTGWSSGNGEQHHNEGCYSDGSTFFLNRLVGHEPHSGVTLPQLLHPVENLVRVFIATFTSDISWFLDYCKIPQHLPVTVACHNKERCWSASSENRMGAPFESHPNLLLVYPQFPEEIAFGMDRKKQGVACHHPKLIVLQREDSMRVVVTSANLVPRQWHLITNTVWWQDFPRRTSLDYTALFSATEEQSSDFAAQLVSFIASMVNEVPSQAYWINEIAKYDFEGAGGYLIASVPGIHAWSPPYLESNYFLSAKHILHTKSANRTFVGSVQTSVVGLSHRFHMPSNAGSQLRALSAFLGKCRENMHGTTEVILKRNTNIPADANAVSVLVADLHNFSEEGSVQLGFLPREVAKWVAPLSDSGFFNFSGFIYPREALEAAFGVTNTKVQLLLYVSKGPEFSQISELIRDEHFPPLCSLIASLKRCLGLWRLEEVLSNIKWPETLETDFIYSASSIGTSINPQFIASFASAAGKRPHQDFDSQESDPEWGCWTAKHELKKPSISLLFPTIDRVKKGACGIQLCRNLLSLPEKTWQRLRSTGIFHDAIPQPYARIGHPMHVKVAQRRFEARPGGHSFGWTYCGSHNFSPAAWGQVLSPPSRANPNEVRAAPPGPRLHVCNYELGIILISPPPGKSKQASESKHRIEGITLPFVVPPPRYKGSDRPATRLAMREAAAEACVLQSNDVVDLSDDTDEDVPDEDDEQEVELSDCSQQEKEEEKIYAETLWGQVDSSQSQEKD, encoded by the exons atggcggcggcggcgccgccgcagcccgacCACCCCTACACCTCCGGCGGCCTGGGGTACTTCCACCTCCGCCTCGTGGGGCCCGCCCCCGCCCTGCTCCTCCTGCGCTCCGACCGCCTCTattccctctccccctcccacCGCCGGGGctaccgcctccgcctcctcctcgcccgcccTCATCGCCGGCGCGCCCGCGACCTCCTGCTCAGCACCTCCGGCTGCGCTCTTCGCCTTACACACCGCTTCTCTGGCTCCGGCGCTCCGAGCGTCAACGGCCGGCCTCTCCGCGCGGGGACCCCCGCCGAgctggccgtcggcgacgaTGTCTCGGTGCTGTGGCGCGGCGCCAGGTACGGGCTCGTGGTGGAGAGCTTCGTCTCGTGCAGAGGGGGCGGGGGTAGTGCGTCTGCGGGGGCGCGGTCCTGCGAGGCGGGGCTTGCGTTTAGGGCCGAGTCGCTGCGGAAGCGGCTCAGGGCGATATCCGAGAGTGAAGATCCCCTTTCTATCTTGAGGGATTCAAGTTGTTCGGGAAATGGTGGCGCAGATGCTGGAGTGAAAGAATTGAGGCAGGATGGCGCTGGTGAATTATGCTCGGATAATCCAACCAATCCCGTTCCCGGGGAGAACTTGCTGCAAGATGATTGCAAGCTTGACCAGGACAAGTTGGAACACCATCCTGATGTTGCAAAAGGTTGTGATGTTGAAGCTGAGCTGTGTCAAGGGAGTAAAGGATGCGGCAATGACAATGCAGAGAAAACAGGATGGAGCAGTGGCAATGGAGAGCAGCATCACAACGAGGGTTGCTATTCAGATGGGAGCACATTCTTCTTGAATCGCCTTGTGGGTCATGAACCACACAGTGGAGTTACACTGCCTCAACTTCTTCATCCCGTGGAGAATTTGGTGCGAGTATTTATCGCAACGTTCACCTCAGATATTTCCTG GTTTCTTGACTATTGCAAGATTCCACAGCACCTGCCCGTGACAGTAGCATGCCACAACAAGGAACGATGCTGGAGTGCGAGCAGTGAAAATAGAATGGGAGCCCCTTTTGAAAGCCACCCTAACCTGCTACTAGT TTACCCCCAATTCCCTGAAGAGATAGCATTTGGAATGGATAGGAAGAAGCAAGGAGTTGCATGCCACCATCCAAAGCTCATAGTGTTACAAAGGGAAGACAGCATGCGTGTTGTTGTTACTTCAGCTAACTTAGTACCAAGGCAG TGGCATCTTATAACAAATACAGTGTGGTGGCAAGACTTTCCCCGTAGGACATCCCTGGACTATACAGCACTTTTTAGTGCAACCGAGGAACAAAGTTCTGATTTTGCTGCTCAGTTAGTTTCATTCATAGCATCCATGGTCAATGAAGTCCCTAGCCAGGCATATTGGATAAATGAGATCGCTAAGTATGATTTTGAAGGAGCTGGTGGCTACCTCATTGCTTCAGTACCAgggatacatgcatggagtccTCCTTATTTGGAGTCTAATTATTTCCTTTCA GCGAAACATATTTTACACACGAAATCTGCAAATAGAACATTTGTTGGCTCTGTGCAAACATCTGTAGTTGGTCTATCCCATCGGTTTCATATGCCATCAAATGCTGGTTCTCAACTGAGAGCCTTATCTGCATTTCTTGGAAAATGCCGTGAGAATATGCATGGAACTACAGAAGTGATTTTGAAGAGGAACACCAATATACCTGCAGATGCTAATGCCGTGAGTGTCCTTGTTGCTGATCTGCATAATTTTTCTGAGGAAG GTTCTGTCCAACTTGGTTTCTTGCCTAGAGAGGTTGCTAAGTGGGTAGCTCCCCTCAGTGACTCAGGATTCTTCAATTTCTCTGGATTTATCTACCCCAGAGAAGCCTTGGAGGCTGCATTTGGAGTAACTAATACAAAAGTGCAGTTGCTTCTGTATGTATCAAAG GGTCCAGAATTTTCTCAAATTTCAGAGCTGATCCGCGACGAGCATTTTCCACCACTGTGCTCACTAATAGCATCGTTGAAGCGGTGCCTTGGACTTTGGCGGCTAGAAGAG GTATTGTCAAACATTAAGTGGCCTGAAACACTCGAGACTGATTTTATCTACA GTGCTTCATCCATTGGGACTTCAATCAATCCACAGTTCATTGCAAGCTTTGCTTCTGCTGCTGGTAAACGACCCCATCAGGATTTTGACTCTCAAGAGTCTGATCCAGAG TGGGGTTGCTGGACAGCAAAGCATGAGCTGAAGAAGCCATCAATCAGTCTGTTGTTTCCAACAATTGACAGGGTGAAAAAAGGGGCTTGCGGAATCCAGTTGTGCCGGAATTTGCTTTCTCTACCTGAG AAAACATGGCAAAGACTGAGATCTACTGGCATATTTCATGATGCAATCCCTCAACCATATGCCAGGATAGGGCATCCTATGCATGTTAAG GTTGCTCAAAGACGCTTTGAGGCTCGTCCTGGGGGACATTCATTTGGCTGGACTTACTGTGGGTCTCACAATTTCAGTCCAGCAGCATGGGGGCAAGTCCTTTCTCCTCCCTCCAGAGCAAATCCTAATGAAGTCAGAGCAGCACCTCCTGGTCCAAGGCTGCACGTTTGTAACTATGAGCTCGGCATCATACTCATTTCTCCACCACCAGGCAAGTCAAAGCAAGCAAGTGAAAGTAAGCACAGGATTGAGGGCATCACCCTACCGTTTGTTGTGCCTCCGCCGCGATATAAGGGGAGTGATAGGCCAGCGACTCGGTTGGCCATGCGAGAGGCTGCGGCTGAAGCTTGTGTTCTGCAGAGTAACGATGTTGTAGACTTGTCAGATGATACTGACGAAGATGTGCCAGATGAAGACGATGAGCAGGAGGTCGAGCTGTCTGATTGTTCTCAacaagagaaggaagaggagaagaTTTACGCGGAGACGCTATGGGGGCAGGTAGATTCTTCTcagagccaagaaaaggattaG
- the LOC117864366 gene encoding large ribosomal subunit protein bL19cz, with product MQSLLRNVCRAGSRGAAARLREFAAPVATQPSVAQSSPAIQYQKPYGFSRLTVSQIILRDGVPAASGFYARALMMRGLSTVGNAEVASSEDDSSSPAVEHPMRIKFKRPDKTARHIMNILNKEAVEKVRSEREIPDVQPGCIIQMRLQVPENKRRESTLKGIVIGRRNAGIHTTFRLRRLVAGVGVESVFPLYSPNIKEIKVLDRKKVRRAKLYYLRDRMNALRK from the exons ATGCAATCTTTGCTCCGGAATGTCTGCCGAGCCGGAAGCCGTGGAGCTGCTGCGAGGCTCCGGGAATTTGCTGCTCCTGTAGCCACACAGCCGTCGGTTGCCCAGTCATCCCCGGCCATCCAATACCAAAAGCCTTACGGATTCAGTCGTCTTACCGTG AGTCAGATCATTCTCCGTGATGGTGTTCCTGCCGCCTCTGGTTTCTACGCGAGAGCTCTCATGATGAGGGGCCTCTCAACGGTGGGAAATGCTGAGGTTGCTTCCAGCGAGGATGATTCCAGCTCTCCTGCGGTTGAGCACCCCATGCGCATCAAGTTTAAGAGGCCCGACAAGACTGCCAGGCACATTATGAAT ATCTTGAACAAAGAGGCAGTTGAAAAGGTCCGCTCCGAGAGGGAGATTCCTGATGTCCAACCTGGATGTATCATTCAAATGAGATTG CAAGTTCCTGAGAACAAACGGCGTGAGTCTACATTGAAAGGGATTGTGATAGGAAGGCGTAATGCTGGGATCCATACAACTTTCAGACTGCGTAGATTAGTAGCTGGTGTTGGAGTTGAGTCTGTCTTTCCGCT CTACTCACCAAACATCAAAGAAATCAAGGTCTTGGACAGGAAGAAAGTCAGGAGAGCTAAGCTGTATTACCTGAGGGACAGGATGAATGCACTTAGGAAATGA
- the LOC140223347 gene encoding uncharacterized protein isoform X2, whose translation MAAAAPPQPDHPYTSGGLGYFHLRLVGPAPALLLLRSDRLYSLSPSHRRGYRLRLLLARPHRRRARDLLLSTSGCALRLTHRFSGSGAPSVNGRPLRAGTPAELAVGDDVSVLWRGARYGLVVESFVSCRGGGGSASAGARSCEAGLAFRAESLRKRLRAISESEDPLSILRDSSCSGNGGADAGVKELRQDGAGELCSDNPTNPVPGENLLQDDCKLDQDKLEHHPDVAKGCDVEAELCQGSKGCGNDNAEKTGWSSGNGEQHHNEGCYSDGSTFFLNRLVGHEPHSGVTLPQLLHPVENLVRVFIATFTSDISWFLDYCKIPQHLPVTVACHNKERCWSASSENRMGAPFESHPNLLLVYPQFPEEIAFGMDRKKQGVACHHPKLIVLQREDSMRVVVTSANLVPRQWHLITNTVWWQDFPRRTSLDYTALFSATEEQSSDFAAQLVSFIASMVNEVPSQAYWINEIAKYDFEGAGGYLIASVPGIHAWSPPYLESNYFLSAKHILHTKSANRTFVGSVQTSVVGLSHRFHMPSNAGSQLRALSAFLGKCRENMHGTTEVILKRNTNIPADANAVSVLVADLHNFSEEGSVQLGFLPREVAKWVAPLSDSGFFNFSGFIYPREALEAAFGVTNTKVQLLLYVSKGPEFSQISELIRDEHFPPLCSLIASLKRCLGLWRLEEVLSNIKWPETLETDFIYSASSIGTSINPQFIASFASAAGKRPHQDFDSQESDPEWGCWTAKHELKKPSISLLFPTIDRVKKGACGIQLCRNLLSLPEKTWQRLRSTGIFHDAIPQPYARIGHPMHVKVKMLVRNGAVMAFL comes from the exons atggcggcggcggcgccgccgcagcccgacCACCCCTACACCTCCGGCGGCCTGGGGTACTTCCACCTCCGCCTCGTGGGGCCCGCCCCCGCCCTGCTCCTCCTGCGCTCCGACCGCCTCTattccctctccccctcccacCGCCGGGGctaccgcctccgcctcctcctcgcccgcccTCATCGCCGGCGCGCCCGCGACCTCCTGCTCAGCACCTCCGGCTGCGCTCTTCGCCTTACACACCGCTTCTCTGGCTCCGGCGCTCCGAGCGTCAACGGCCGGCCTCTCCGCGCGGGGACCCCCGCCGAgctggccgtcggcgacgaTGTCTCGGTGCTGTGGCGCGGCGCCAGGTACGGGCTCGTGGTGGAGAGCTTCGTCTCGTGCAGAGGGGGCGGGGGTAGTGCGTCTGCGGGGGCGCGGTCCTGCGAGGCGGGGCTTGCGTTTAGGGCCGAGTCGCTGCGGAAGCGGCTCAGGGCGATATCCGAGAGTGAAGATCCCCTTTCTATCTTGAGGGATTCAAGTTGTTCGGGAAATGGTGGCGCAGATGCTGGAGTGAAAGAATTGAGGCAGGATGGCGCTGGTGAATTATGCTCGGATAATCCAACCAATCCCGTTCCCGGGGAGAACTTGCTGCAAGATGATTGCAAGCTTGACCAGGACAAGTTGGAACACCATCCTGATGTTGCAAAAGGTTGTGATGTTGAAGCTGAGCTGTGTCAAGGGAGTAAAGGATGCGGCAATGACAATGCAGAGAAAACAGGATGGAGCAGTGGCAATGGAGAGCAGCATCACAACGAGGGTTGCTATTCAGATGGGAGCACATTCTTCTTGAATCGCCTTGTGGGTCATGAACCACACAGTGGAGTTACACTGCCTCAACTTCTTCATCCCGTGGAGAATTTGGTGCGAGTATTTATCGCAACGTTCACCTCAGATATTTCCTG GTTTCTTGACTATTGCAAGATTCCACAGCACCTGCCCGTGACAGTAGCATGCCACAACAAGGAACGATGCTGGAGTGCGAGCAGTGAAAATAGAATGGGAGCCCCTTTTGAAAGCCACCCTAACCTGCTACTAGT TTACCCCCAATTCCCTGAAGAGATAGCATTTGGAATGGATAGGAAGAAGCAAGGAGTTGCATGCCACCATCCAAAGCTCATAGTGTTACAAAGGGAAGACAGCATGCGTGTTGTTGTTACTTCAGCTAACTTAGTACCAAGGCAG TGGCATCTTATAACAAATACAGTGTGGTGGCAAGACTTTCCCCGTAGGACATCCCTGGACTATACAGCACTTTTTAGTGCAACCGAGGAACAAAGTTCTGATTTTGCTGCTCAGTTAGTTTCATTCATAGCATCCATGGTCAATGAAGTCCCTAGCCAGGCATATTGGATAAATGAGATCGCTAAGTATGATTTTGAAGGAGCTGGTGGCTACCTCATTGCTTCAGTACCAgggatacatgcatggagtccTCCTTATTTGGAGTCTAATTATTTCCTTTCA GCGAAACATATTTTACACACGAAATCTGCAAATAGAACATTTGTTGGCTCTGTGCAAACATCTGTAGTTGGTCTATCCCATCGGTTTCATATGCCATCAAATGCTGGTTCTCAACTGAGAGCCTTATCTGCATTTCTTGGAAAATGCCGTGAGAATATGCATGGAACTACAGAAGTGATTTTGAAGAGGAACACCAATATACCTGCAGATGCTAATGCCGTGAGTGTCCTTGTTGCTGATCTGCATAATTTTTCTGAGGAAG GTTCTGTCCAACTTGGTTTCTTGCCTAGAGAGGTTGCTAAGTGGGTAGCTCCCCTCAGTGACTCAGGATTCTTCAATTTCTCTGGATTTATCTACCCCAGAGAAGCCTTGGAGGCTGCATTTGGAGTAACTAATACAAAAGTGCAGTTGCTTCTGTATGTATCAAAG GGTCCAGAATTTTCTCAAATTTCAGAGCTGATCCGCGACGAGCATTTTCCACCACTGTGCTCACTAATAGCATCGTTGAAGCGGTGCCTTGGACTTTGGCGGCTAGAAGAG GTATTGTCAAACATTAAGTGGCCTGAAACACTCGAGACTGATTTTATCTACA GTGCTTCATCCATTGGGACTTCAATCAATCCACAGTTCATTGCAAGCTTTGCTTCTGCTGCTGGTAAACGACCCCATCAGGATTTTGACTCTCAAGAGTCTGATCCAGAG TGGGGTTGCTGGACAGCAAAGCATGAGCTGAAGAAGCCATCAATCAGTCTGTTGTTTCCAACAATTGACAGGGTGAAAAAAGGGGCTTGCGGAATCCAGTTGTGCCGGAATTTGCTTTCTCTACCTGAG AAAACATGGCAAAGACTGAGATCTACTGGCATATTTCATGATGCAATCCCTCAACCATATGCCAGGATAGGGCATCCTATGCATGTTAAG GTGAAGATGTTGGTGAGAAATGGCGCAGTTATGGCTTTTCTTTAA
- the LOC117862636 gene encoding BOI-related E3 ubiquitin-protein ligase 1, which yields MAVQAQQLLSHASFLPHHDLGQYAFRALEGAAVGAGAGGVFLDELGIAGCAPAAAAGIGDAVFGGAARSELTCNGGDGGEYDALQPRKRARVATGLLECGGQQGSLVLPLAAAPQSLTFAGDVQSRAVGCGAASTSGRAAANGVLSQLYHQGAEIDALVRLETERMRVGLHDARRRHARAVVAAVERAAAGRLRAAEAELEHARCRNAELEERLRQLSAEGQAWLGVARSHEAVAAGLRATLDQLLQQPACGALAGPGVDDGAEAEDAQSCCFETSPSVLVADDAVSRAASPSCKSCGGGDACVLLLPCRHLCLCRACEAAADVCPVCAATKNASLHVLLS from the exons ATGGCCGTCCAGGCGCAGCAACTCCTCTCCCACGCCTCCTTCCTCCCCCACCACGACCTCGGCCAGTACGCCTTCAGGGCGCTGGAGGGcgcggccgtcggcgccggcgccggcggcgtgttCCTGGACGAGCTCGGCATCGCCGGCtgcgctccggcggcggccgcagggATCGGCGACGCCGTGTTCGGCGGTGCCGCGCGCAGCGAGCTCACCTgcaacggcggcgacggcggcgagtaCGACGCGCTGCAGCCGAGGAAGCGGGCCCGCGTGGCGACGGGGCTCTTGGAGTGCGGAGGCCAGCAGGGGAGCTTGGTCCTGCCCCTGGCAGCGGCGCCGCAGAGCCTGACGTTCGCCGGAGATGTGCAGAGCAGAGCGGTCGGGTGCGGCGCGGCGTCAACCAGCGGCCGTGCTGCGGCCAATGGCGTCCTGTCGCAGCTCTACCACCAGGGCGCCGAGATCGACGCGCTTGTCCGCCTCGAG ACCGAGAGGATGCGGGTCGGTCTCCACGACGCGAGGCGCCGGCACGCGCGCGCGGTCGTGGCCGCCGtggagcgcgccgcggcggggcgtctccgcgcggcggaggccgagcTGGAGCACGCCCGCTGCCGCAACGCCGAGCTGGAGGAGCGCCTCCGTCAGCTGTCCGCCGAGGGCCAGGCCTGGCTAGGCGTCGCCAGGAGCCACGAGGCCGTCGCTGCGGGCCTCCGCGCCACGCTCGACCAGCTCCTGCAGCAGCCCGCTTGCGGCGCCCTGGCCGGCCCAGgcgtcgacgacggcgccgaggcggaggaCGCGCAATCCTGCTGCTTCGAGACCTCCCCGTccgtcctcgtcgccgacgACGCGGTGTCCAGGgccgcgtcgccgtcgtgcAAGtcctgcggcggtggcgacgcgtGCGTGCTGCTGCTCCCGTGCCGGCACCTGTGCCTGTGCCGCGCGtgcgaggccgccgccgatgTGTGCCCCGTCTGCGCCGCCACCAAGAACGCCTCGCTCCACGTTCTGCTGTCCTGA
- the LOC117864365 gene encoding uncharacterized protein At1g32220, chloroplastic yields the protein MAPSPLLVRPPALASPPLSPRRCAPAAASVRTAPTPTAAAPFSRLRTKCRFAASDVREDFSSNPIDIVADVKTEKIVVLGGSGFVGSAICKAAVSKGIEVVSLSRSGRPSYSDSWVDQVNWLAGDVFYARWDEVLVGATAVVSTLGGFGNEEQMKRINGEANVIAVNAAKEYGVPKFILISVHDYNLPSFLLSSGYFTGKREAESEVLSKYPASGVVLRPGFIYGKRKVNGFEIPLDTVGQPLEKLLSSVENFTKPLSSLPASDLVLAPPVSVDDVAYAVINGVIDDSFFGVFTIEQIKEAAANVRV from the exons ATGGCCCCCTCGCCGCTGCTCGTCCGGCCACCGGCGCTGGCGAGCCCGCCGCTTTCCCCACGCCGGtgcgcgcccgcggcggcgtcggtccGCACAGCtcccacccccaccgccgcgGCCCCATTCTCTAG GCTCCGTACCAAGTGTAGGTTCGCCGCGTCGGACGTCAGGGAGGACTTCTCCTCCAACCCGATCGATATTGTCGCTGATGTGAAGACCGAGAAG ATTGTGGTGTTGGGCGGAAGTGGATTCGTTGGTTCTGCGATTTgcaaagctgctgtttctaaaGGCATTGAGGTTGTGAGCTTGAGCAG GTCAGGAAGACCATCTTACTCAGACTCCTGGGTTGATCAAGTAAATTGGCTAGCAG GAGATGTTTTCTATGCAAGATGGGATGAAGTATTGGTTGGGGCTACTGCTGTTGTGTCTACCCTTGGAGGATTTGGCAATGAAGAACAAATGAAAAGGATAAATGGCGAGGCAAATGTTATAGCAGTAAATGCTGCAAAAGAATATG GAGTCCCAAAGTTTATTTTAATCTCTGTTCATGATTACAATCTTCCATCCTTTCTTCTGAGCTCGGGTTACTTCACTGGTAAGAGAGAGGCCGAGTCTGAAGTCCTCTCCAAATACCCAGCCTCAG GTGTTGTGTTGAGGCCAGGCTTCATTTACGGTAAAAGGAAAGTAAACGGCTTTGAGATACCGCTCGACACTGTCGGACAACCATTAGAGAAGCTACTTTCCTCGGTTGAAAATTTCACCAAACCGTTGAGCTCGCTGCCTGCTTCTGACCTAGTCCTTGCACCCCCCGTGAGCGTGGATGATGTCGCCTACGCCGTGATCAACGGAGTCATAGATGACAGCTTCTTTGGGGTGTTCACGATCGAGCAAATCAAGGAAGCCGCAGCCAACGTAAGGGTGTGA